The nucleotide window TCTTTATCGGAACCTTCCTCCTGAAGCCCCATTTATGCAGCAACCTGCATACATGGGTCTCGCTATATACAACGCCAGCCCTCCTGTATATCAGGCGCATTACTTCTCTCGTCTTCCACCCATATGGGTAGCTCCTTAGATGCTTCCTTATACTCATCTGCACCCTCTGGCTAATCATTGGGGGCCTTCCAGATCTTGGCTTATCCCTCAGGCCCTCTATGCCCTCTGCTTCATACCTGTCACGCCACGTGTATGCCCAGGATTTTGCTCTGCGAAGTTCTCTGGCAGCATGTGCAGGCTTCCTACCTTCCTTGATTAGCATGATTAGCAGAATCCTTTCCTTAACCCTTGCATCCTTCTCTCTCTTGTAGGCATATTCCAGGTCTGATAATTGTACCTGCATGTGTTATACTCATGGAGGAGATCAATAAGCTTTACTCAGATCTGGAAATTATGTCAGACGGTATACCTTCAGCAGCCTTGATGCAGCAGCTATAGCGTTTTGCTTTCCCTTCTTCTTTGCAGCTTGGCATAGAATTTTGAAACATTGCTTTCTAGTACGGTTCTGATTTGAACATATACGTATTCGGTCATTATCCACCTAAGGTACTCGCTTCCCTCCTTTGTTATTGCTCCATGATACGTTACCACCCGAGATGAATGTGTTGAAGATACCCGTCCAGCGTAGGAGCATAGATGCCACGAGTCAGGGAACCTGTTTATGTCTCCAATCCCTGATTTTATGAGCAGCCCTGAATAGTATCCTGTGCAAGGTATTGTCATTAGCAACCTGCAGTCTTCATCATCAGCAATTTGCCTTATCCTTTCTGATGCATTCCTCACCTCCTTATTCAAGGATCTCAGCACATTTCTTCATGTAGCCGTCTGTTCTGTAATTACCAAGCTCTCAACTTCCTAACAAAATCCCTTGTGAATGGCTCTGCTTCGACCCTTGTACAACTCATCAACAATATCGAATGTATTCTTTTCTTAACTCTGGTCCTAGCTTTTACCAGATCTGCTCTATACCTGATAAGTTCTCTGAGCTCTATTACAGTAGCATCAGGAACTTGGCACTCTCCTACTATCCACCGCGCAAAAGATCAGCAAGTATCTTTGCATCTAATTTGTCTGTCTTTATCTTTGCAGACGCTGTCGCTTTTGTCTTGACGGCATTCGAGAAAACAACGTGGTACTTCTCGCTCAAGAGCCTGTATAGGCGGTACCACGTGTTTGATGATTCCATGTCTACCTTTGCATCTTTAATGTTGGTGAAGAATTTATGCAAATCTTGCATATAGGTCTGAATACTTTCTTCTTTAACCATGCGTTCTTGGCTTTTTGCAACTCTTCAATCGTGATAGCGTTATAACGTCTGAATACTTTCTTCTTTAACCATGCGTTCTTGGCTGTCCGTCACAGCTGCCTATCCGTAGTTTCTATGTTCATCGAGACCGATAAACATGCATTCAATATTACCCGTGGTGGATTTGGATCTTTAGTTCACATCCGGTTAGGTTCTTCGTGGAATTTGACGCTTCTTACCAAATTTAATGCGTAAAATCAGCTGCCGCGTAAATACGTACAAAAGAATTATTCCCGCCATGCTAGCATAGAAAGCGGATTCGGTAAAGCTGCATAGAATCCAATTGTAAGCACAGATGTCAAAATGGTCATTACGATACCAATGATCAACCATCCTTGAGACAAATAAATTAATTTTAGTCGCTTGTATGAGTCACATTCACAAACTAGAACGTTTGAATGTATTATATGTAAATGACATGCGTCTTTATATAACAATTACCCCTTAGTATAAGATGGATAGTAAAGTCGTGACTATTGGCATATTATTTTTTGCTGTGCTTGCTGGTGCTTTTGGTTATTGGCAGTATCAACAGCTCTCTGGTCTAGAACAAGAGAAATTTAATCTCTCCTCTAAAATACGTGAACTAGAATCTCAGGTCGATGCCTGGAAGGCCACTAATGAACACAATACAACTTTAATACCACAGCTCGTCAATGAAAGAGATCGTTTGGCAATCGAAAATTCTGACCTCAAGATTCAATACAATACCTTAGCTACAAGATATGGCACTGCTCAAACCCAATTAACGCAACTTAAGCAGGAACTTGACATGTCGGTTCAACCCCCATACACATCGATATATGGAAGAGAAATTAGCTGGAGTTTCAAGGACTCAAAGGGTAACTTGTACAAGTGGAATATGCCCATAGAGTCGTATCGCAATATAATAACAATGCCAGAACCGAAGGATATGAAGCATCTGAAATTTAATGACGGCCGTGTTGTTACGGTACGCGATCACACAAAATTCGTGGAGTCGTACTCATTTACAAATGTAATAGATCAGGTTTATGATAACGCTGGCAGCGACTATCAATTCCTTTTTGAGGTATGGTATATAGTCTCACAGTTAACCACATATTCTGTCGACATAGAGGACAATCCTAGGTGGTCATTGGAAACATTTACAGAATCCGGTGGAGATTGTGAAGATACAACAATTCTTATTGCAAGCATGTTAAAATCTTCAAAGCATACTAAGAACTGGAAAATACAGATGGTTTTCTTTGATTCTTATAATCCAGATAATCCAAGAGATATTAATCACGTTGCGTTATATGTGGAAACTAGTAGCTTCCGTACTTTTGTAGAATCTACTGCAAAATCTAACGGGCTCGGCTATTGGGGTTCTTCAATTAGCGGATGGTATTTCGATCTCTAATCGATTTAAGCGCGTGTGTAATTACTTGGAGCATGGGTACCCATGTGAACTACTCAAGCTTTTCTGCCAACAGTTAGTTCTGCTGAAGTACCTCCTTATGACGGAATTGGATATTTACCCATGCGAGGCTTTCCCTCACCACTGTCTTTATCCACTTGTTAAGGGAGACCACAGTTAATTCGGCGAGCCTTTCCCTCATGCCCATGCCCGTGGATACCCATTAACCATGATATTCTCTTCTTTCCTTCATAACCCAGTACACAATTTTCAGCAGTTTTGATGCAGCAGCTACTACTATCTGCTTTCCTTTCTTCTTCGCTATCTTGTCGTAGAATTTTGTAACATTAGAGGGCTGTGAGTAATTATTTTTTGCTACGTTTGTATTCAAATTTTGAAATTTTTGCATGATTAGATATGAACCAGAGTATAGA belongs to Nitrososphaerales archaeon and includes:
- a CDS encoding helix-turn-helix domain-containing protein, translated to MQVQLSDLEYAYKREKDARVKERILLIMLIKEGRKPAHAARELRRAKSWAYTWRDRYEAEGIEGLRDKPRSGRPPMISQRVQMSIRKHLRSYPYGWKTREVMRLIYRRAGVVYSETHVCRLLHKWGFRRKVPIK
- a CDS encoding transposase — protein: MNKEVRNASERIRQIADDEDCRLLMTIPCTGYYSGLLIKSGIGDINRFPDSWHLCSYAGRVSSTHSSRVVTYHGAITKEGSEYLRWIMTEYVYVQIRTVLESNVSKFYAKLQRRRESKTL
- a CDS encoding transposase, translating into MVKEESIQTYMQDLHKFFTNIKDAKVDMESSNTWYRLYRLLSEKYHVVFSNAVKTKATASAKIKTDKLDAKILADLLRGG